In one window of Clavelina lepadiformis chromosome 4, kaClaLepa1.1, whole genome shotgun sequence DNA:
- the LOC143451765 gene encoding corticotropin-releasing factor receptor 2-like: MCKSAQLFTPLLLHTIAQVWFQVLCRVLAAISIYSQVATYCWMFVEGVYLHMMVVMAYTYDRFSIKLYMALGWGTPIPITVLWAVLKAIYEDKECWMQNPTDTWVEYFYQIPIFVLFAINALIMVNVVRILVTKLIKQNSLESAVTYSKAVKAAFFLFNLLGITYILFFLSPGDGAGEIAFFYVNAIFQSFQGFLVCLIYCLSNSEILNAVGRNWRKWRHNTRVPCLEKDLRGIG, encoded by the exons TCCAGGTTCTATGTCGCGTCCTGGCCGCCATCTCCATCTACTCTCAAGTGGCCACCTACTGCTGGATGTTCGTGGAGGGCGTCTACCTTCACATGATGGTGGTCATGGCTTACACGTACGACAGGTTCAGCATAAAGCTATACATGGCGCTAGGTTGGG GCACACCGATCCCAATCACGGTCTTATGGGCAGTGCTCAAAGCGATTTATGAGGACAAAGAATGCTGGATGCAGAACCCGACGGATACCTGGGTCGAATATTTCTACCAGATTCCCATCTTTGTCTTGTTTGCG ATCAACGCGTTGATAATGGTGAATGTCGTTCGTATTTTGGTCACCAAGCTCATCAAGCAGAACTCGCTGGAAAGTGCAGTGACGTATTCAAAAGCAGTGAAGGCGGCTTTCTTTCTCTTCAACCTTCTTGGAATTACTTACATCTTGTTTTTTCTCAGTCCGGGAGATGGCgctggtgaaatcgctttcttttACGTCAACGCCATCTTTCAGTCATTTCAG GGTTTCTTGgtctgtttgatttattgcttgagCAACTCGGAAATTCTGAACGCGGTTGGAAGGAATTGGCGGAAATGGCGTCACAATACAAGAGTGCCCTGCTTGGAGAAAGACCTCCGTGGTATTGGCTGA